aaaacaaggtaTTACCGATGTCACACATTAATTTGATGCATGTCTATGGTGTTCAAAGGTCCTCCACAATACTTGTAGAATATATCATCCCAGGGAAAACATAACATACTAACAAAGCAAATTTAGACTTGAAAATCGAGATTTACTTGATTGATAGGTCGGCTAAGATGATACTCATGCTGGAGAAAACGTATAATTAGTAATACCTGAAACAAAAAGAGTGAGAAGCACAACTTATTTACTGTAAAGGACATACTGAACtatttgcatttttcttttacaagAGAGATGTCTAGAAACAAAATCCAGGTACACAGCAGCCAACttccaaaatttaaaacatatttATGTAGAATCACTGGTTACAAAACACAACAGTTAAGAGGAGCCAATGCAACTGTTCACCTTTCTCCAACAGTCAATAACAGCATGTGACAGTAGGTTGTTACGTGCATTATGTTTAAAAGTTAGGCAATGACATGGATCAAGAAAAACTGACAAGCCAATACGTGCAACGTGTTGCTTGAATACTCTTGTCATGTTTATGCTTCCTATACTTGAGTTAGTCGACTGGTCATCAAACTGCACTTTCTATACGTTCATAATGCATTATAATTTAGGCCTTAATCTGGATGCTGCCAGATTAAAGCATCAAattttcaatactttcttatgGAAGCATTAGAGATCTCAATTCTACTAGCAGCCTGCCTAAAAAGAAGTATTAAAGCACATTCATTGAGAACGCACAATGTTCCACATAACATCTGTCCCAACTGGAACATGGTGAAATCAAAAacttcaaatcaaattattttttaatattaagcCTTGGAATAAGTAGCATTACTCACCAAACAATAGGAACTCAAGCCACCAGAGTAAGACTGATCCAGGCTACGATCTGCCAAGAACTGTTTCAGTACCAAAGCAAGAGGTGCAGCAGCTGGAAACTGCTCTGTTAGATCCTTAACCTGCAAATGACCAACTACAGTtcataaaagataaataaaatataaataaaacatataataGTTTTCAACACGAGCTATGAATGTCAACAAAAGTGCATAAATAAGATATAAAGAATGAAACATATAATAGTCTTCAACTTGAGCCATAAATGCCAACAAAAGCGCctcaataaattatattaaaaatatatattaaagaaaaacctaAGGGATAAatcacaaagaaaagaaaattgtagaCTATCCAAAATGGTAAGAATAACAGAGATATTTAGTGGCATGAAagtttcatttaatttattctCATACGCAACAAATATGCAAGAGAcctacaacaacaacaaaatatgGTTGCATACTTCTggataataaaattttaaactataattaaatgcctcaagagaatgaaaaaaaaaagggcatcCCTGAGATCCAAAAGGACCGTGCACAGAATGGATGCTAAAGGACCCCAACCACAAATGTCAAATAAGCATAATTTAACCTACTAGCACACAATTGACATGGATTTGCGAACAAATAGTAATTTGAAAGAAACTACCCCGGAATTATGTATCAACAAACATAAAGGCCCATTTTAGCACAGATGCAACAatctaatgaaatttattaCACTTAGGTGTTGTCCAGCAAGACTTGGCATTCTGACGACAGATATCTTTGACAGAGGGATATTGTGTGTTTGGGTGACACTCTTTGAAATATTTCAAACTAACTTATTGAATAAAGGTCCAACATCGGTATTTTTAATGACAAGTCAAGAAGCTGTTAGCATTACATCTCATTAATTTGCAACATGAGAGAATACTTGAGCCAGCCTCTGTAGACATCTTTAGTTAAATAAGATCAGAAGATGGAAGTAGAGAGTGCTATATTTCACACACAAAATGCAATACATGTATGCACACGCACacacaagagagagagagagagagagagagagagagagagagaccagcTCTGTAGTTTGGAGTCCTGTATGAGACGGAGATTTGAAACTGATGTCAATACGAACTGATACTGAATCCTTTGTAACATCATAATTTATCTGTGAACATTTAGGCAGTGCAGATTCTTCTAAAACAACCACACTAGAATTCACATGACTGCCTTGCTCGCCCGACATGTGAGGTAGCTCTTCTTTTGGGGATTGGACATTGGAGGCAGAAGAGGCAATGAGATCACGGGGAACTTCCACCACAAGCATTATTATAGGTATCTAAGACCAAAGAGGAAACAGTaagaaaatccatgaaaaCAACAGAGGCTTAAATGAAAGagaagtaaaaacaaaaagtttaaaagAACAGGAGTTACAGCTGTATTTTCCACAGTCTTGAGCGAATCATTTTTTACCCAGTCCTGATTGACGAGATACCTGGCGGCATGCTGGAACATCAAAATAAGTGTCACCCAGGAAACAGGAAAAACAATTATAGGTATCAATTGGCACTGTAACAACTAAACAGGAGGGAACAATTCAGATAACCAAAACAATGTTTATTTGTTCATGGGGATGCATCCAGGAAAACTGGTCCGGTATAGTGAAGTTCTATTATAAGATGTAAAAAACATGGAAGTAAATTAGATGAAAAGTTTAATAACAAATTAGGATTCAAAATGATCCAACAGGAACAGAGTGAAGTGTCCAAGTTTATGCAGCCTCTTTGAGTGTACATACATGCACATTAAGCTTGTAAGCCCATAAACTGctcataaagaaaaataatgttcaTCTACTGCTTTGGAACAGTGACAAGCTAGTGTACAACATAATTTCCTTCATTAATTGGAAAAACCAATCAGTTTCAGTACACAGACATCCAATAGACACAATGAATCACATGAACTGTCTTCCACTACAACAGTAATGTACAACATACCTGAAGGCATGTTTCTTTAATACCATTACGGCCCTCCAATATCCCAGCTTCTTTAATGGGTTCCTACAAATATATCTGCACgtaagttttttttccatGAAAGTAGTGGTCTATGTAAATGAGAGATTAGATCAATAAAGACTTTACCAGGTTCCTCACAGGAGGCAGACAAACCACAAGGTCCACATCACTTGTTGGAAGTGACAAACCAGTTGCAGTTGAACCAAATATGTTTGTCCTGGACCTGGGCCAAAGCACCTGGAGAGACCTTGTAACCCGCTTGACAGCCCAATTGATGTAGCACTTCCTAGCCATATTCTCTGCAGCAACCTTCAATCCATCATATCAAACATTCAGTAGAATGTAACAACACATGGAAGAGGGTCAAGGCTACAAATATTTGACAAACATTTTGATTGGAGAACTTGAAAATAAAAGCTAGTGATGACAGTAAGAAGGGATAAAAACAAATGATGACCGATCAACTATTCTACCTGCTTGCAGAAAAAATCAATATCATCGTGGACAAGGCTGTGCATCAAAGGAAGAGACGCCTTCCTCATAGGACAGTTATGCAACTCAGGCGGTTGTAGGGGGAATGCAACATCTGGCTGTACAATGAAAATACCATCTGATGAAAGGGCTTCCAAAACTTCAACGTAAATTTAAGCTCATAACATAGATGCTTACATGTTCCTGATCACGAGCTAGTTGAGAAATAGCAATCAGTCGATCCTGCAACAAAGGTGCAGGAAGAGGCTGAATCAACGGGCGGCCAGAAATATTATTACTTCTTAATGGCCAAACAACTTCAGCACCATCCATGCGCAAACAAGCTTCCTCCAAGTTAGCTCCATCATGGAACCATCCTCTCATACCCCAGTGCCTTGGGCTGGAGCTACCAGATCGAACAGTTGGAAAGCCCCTGTGTTTCCTGGCATCACTCACAGGAGAGGGTGGAGGTGGTCGGGGAGCACGTGGAACAGAAAGCACCACGGGTGATGGCGGCCGCTTTATCCGAGGTTGCTCTCGCCTAGTAGGAGGAACACATGGGCTTTTACGATCATAACTACGCTTAAACTCTCTTGACCTTTCTCTTGAAATGTTTGGAATGATGATTGGCCGCAAAATGGGATAAGGAAGTGAATCTCCTATCTTCCCTTCGACATCACCACTTACATCAGCCAAAGATCCAGATGATTCCTCATCTGCTGCTGTGTCTGTCATTGTTGATGAGGAATGTAGCACCTTGCCTGGTACTTCATTCCCCGGCATAACATAGCCAAGAGCTTGGTTTCCTGATCCCAAAGGATCAAAAGGAGAACAAAAAGAAGCAGTAGGTGAAGTCAAACCATTTGTActatatgaagaagaaaatgcaaCCATATCATCGACAGCCCTATTCATGTCAGCTTCACGCCAAGCCCATGAGCTATCATCAGAACTAAGGGAAGGGGGGCGAGAGAAAACCGTCCCTGGATGGTCAGAAGGATTCCAGTACATCACACCACCACCGAAGTATTGATTATAGTCTACCCCAGAAAATGCTTGCACCTCAACTTCATCCTCTGATATCCAGTGGCTGTCATATTCATCTGCTAGTTCATGTGCCCTTATTGGATCAGGCAGGTCTGTGCAATCCCAAGAATACCTCCTTTCGATGTCCATTGTTGTATTAATCTGGACACTGTGGGTGGAAAAACCCTGCGGAAAACTACACTGCTTCTTTGAGAAGAATCCAGAATCATAATTACAGGTCCGGGACAGAGCCAATCCGCGAGCCCTTCGAACAATTGGAGGCCAATCTAAACTCATTGGCAATGGTCGAGTCAGAACTGGATTACACCCACCTTGAATTGGACAACTTCTCGCCTGATGTATCGTGGGTAGAAAAGACTGGCGAAAGTGATTCTGCCAGTTATGACCAACATCCAGATGCAATCGATCAGTGGCAGGTGGGAGATGTGAgttgacaggtggaaaataGGCACAAGCTACACCAGGCCACTCATATGGAAGGCATTCGAAAGAACTTGAAGCTCCAGTATCACATATAGGATTTCCATGCTCTTGGTCCTGAAACAGAATAGCTTCCTTTTTAATATCAGCAGCTCTTACTGCTTTGTCTGGCGAGACGTCTTTTACATCAGATTTACCAACACGTGTGTTCTGAAAGTCAATATCCTTATGGCTGAAAGCATTATCATCCACCACAGGCACAGAAGGTATTACATTTCCAACTATTTCACAATTTCCAGTTTCTGATCCGGTggatttaatttgaatttcagtAATATTGTCTGATGACTGGTATTCTTCTGAAATTCTACGACAGAAACTTGCACTAGAACCAATAACATAATTTTCTTGAATGCTTTGGGCGGCATCCTCATCCTTAGTCGACCCATTTGCAGAATCAGGAGGCATCGAATTTGTCACAAGGATGTTACAACCAGCTGAACAATCTGTGATGTTCTGGAAGGCTGAATCACCAGAAACGGGATCGCACTTTGCAGTGTAATCTTCAGGAATgacagaggaagaagaagcttcCATGACTgatctttcaaattttctcaCATCAACGGCATTCTTACAACcagttattttgttttttcctttatctTTCCTACCCTTCCTTGCAGCAGTCTGAGCTTTTGCAACAACCAGTGCTTGTGCACGATCCTGATGACAAGCTACGAGTTACAAACCattcaaatcatcaatgaGAAATGTGatccaaatttaaaaaactagAACAACCATTTCATCTTTTGATGATGATGCCTCTTTGAAAGTCTCGGTCTCCTGATGTATACCATGCATCTTCTTGGACTCCACCGAATCTACCTTCTCTTTATGAGCCAATGTACAATTAAGATCCTGGCATAACACTGAAGCAATTAAAACTATCCACAAAATGTGTGGTGCATCCAAAAGAACATCAGCGAACTAAAAGAGTACCTTGAGAGACTTTTCACACAAAAAATCATCTGCAGACGGGCTACGACCAGGATTTGGCCTTTTCATATTGCGGGTCCTCCCCTTACTTTTTCGGCTACAAGCACTAGGCTTTGCCTTTGATTTCTTAGGTAAGGATTTGTCACCCTCTGCTAAAAGTTCCAGTTTTGTGCAGTCAAGCAAAATAACCATAAGAAATCCACGTACTTTTCTTAGCATAAAATCAGAAATGGTAGAAATTGAACTCAACGTGCTATAGAAGAGTTTCCCTTTATCATATTCACTATGGCGACATAAGGATATCATCATTACTATATCCTGAAGCAAAATGAGATTATTAAAGGCACCGACTAGGGAAGCAGATTCCCCAGAAAGAGAAGCAGGGATAATGCTTGACCCAAATTCAGTGTCAGCCACAAGTTTTGGAACAGTCTTTCGCGTAGATACATTATGGTTGTACCTCAATGGCTGTTCTACTCCTGTATTGAAGAGCCACATTTCATCCCCCACCTCACTACTTGTCCCCTTCAGAATCTCAAGaatctaaatttaaaatgaacTACGTCAAgctaaaataacaaaaat
The Prunus dulcis chromosome 2, ALMONDv2, whole genome shotgun sequence DNA segment above includes these coding regions:
- the LOC117617842 gene encoding uncharacterized protein LOC117617842 isoform X5, with protein sequence MKRPNPGRSPSADDFLCEKSLKDLNCTLAHKEKVDSVESKKMHGIHQETETFKEASSSKDEMDRAQALVVAKAQTAARKGRKDKGKNKITGCKNAVDVRKFERSVMEASSSSVIPEDYTAKCDPVSGDSAFQNITDCSAGCNILVTNSMPPDSANGSTKDEDAAQSIQENYVIGSSASFCRRISEEYQSSDNITEIQIKSTGSETGNCEIVGNVIPSVPVVDDNAFSHKDIDFQNTRVGKSDVKDVSPDKAVRAADIKKEAILFQDQEHGNPICDTGASSSFECLPYEWPGVACAYFPPVNSHLPPATDRLHLDVGHNWQNHFRQSFLPTIHQARSCPIQGGCNPVLTRPLPMSLDWPPIVRRARGLALSRTCNYDSGFFSKKQCSFPQGFSTHSVQINTTMDIERRYSWDCTDLPDPIRAHELADEYDSHWISEDEVEVQAFSGVDYNQYFGGGVMYWNPSDHPGTVFSRPPSLSSDDSSWAWREADMNRAVDDMVAFSSSYSTNGLTSPTASFCSPFDPLGSGNQALGYVMPGNEVPGKVLHSSSTMTDTAADEESSGSLADVSGDVEGKIGDSLPYPILRPIIIPNISRERSREFKRSYDRKSPCVPPTRREQPRIKRPPSPVVLSVPRAPRPPPPSPVSDARKHRGFPTVRSGSSSPRHWGMRGWFHDGANLEEACLRMDGAEVVWPLRSNNISGRPLIQPLPAPLLQDRLIAISQLARDQEHPDVAFPLQPPELHNCPMRKASLPLMHSLVHDDIDFFCKQVAAENMARKCYINWAVKRVTRSLQVLWPRSRTNIFGSTATGLSLPTSDVDLVVCLPPVRNLEPIKEAGILEGRNGIKETCLQHAARYLVNQDWVKNDSLKTVENTAIPIIMLVVEVPRDLIASSASNVQSPKEELPHMSGEQGSHVNSSVVVLEESALPKCSQINYDVTKDSVSVRIDISFKSPSHTGLQTTELVKDLTEQFPAAAPLALVLKQFLADRSLDQSYSGGLSSYCLVLLIIRFLQHEYHLSRPINQNFGNLLMNFLYFFGNVFDPRQMRISVQGSGVYIKRERGCSIDPIHIDDPLFPTNNVGRNCFRIHQCIKAFSEAYSILENELASLPSDDGDLCSRPSYRMLSKIIPSIDLS
- the LOC117617842 gene encoding uncharacterized protein LOC117617842 isoform X1 → MSNRNPKSPYDSLMTQDQLIDSLTSHVSLYHSHSNTSDLKPNPNPRSAILKWFSSLTVHQRQAHLTAVDSKFVRILIQMLGKLRTNSHGFFIILPDLPSGDLPTLCFKRSSGLLSRVSESNELERRIFESTRLFASREGEKIEECSCSVKDLDTVSVSEGLVENVDRFVAVMDETSNGGFLRGEESDLGLDWVEFKWLKDKGYYSMEAFVANRLEVALRLAWLSCSNGKKRGVKLKEKMSAAGLAANVYWRKKGCVDSWGNLDLATRRNVLTSVLGKSAKPLILEILKGTSSEVGDEMWLFNTGVEQPLRYNHNVSTRKTVPKLVADTEFGSSIIPASLSGESASLVGAFNNLILLQDIVMMISLCRHSEYDKGKLFYSTLSSISTISDFMLRKVRGFLMVILLDCTKLELLAEGDKSLPKKSKAKPSACSRKSKGRTRNMKRPNPGRSPSADDFLCEKSLKDLNCTLAHKEKVDSVESKKMHGIHQETETFKEASSSKDEMDRAQALVVAKAQTAARKGRKDKGKNKITGCKNAVDVRKFERSVMEASSSSVIPEDYTAKCDPVSGDSAFQNITDCSAGCNILVTNSMPPDSANGSTKDEDAAQSIQENYVIGSSASFCRRISEEYQSSDNITEIQIKSTGSETGNCEIVGNVIPSVPVVDDNAFSHKDIDFQNTRVGKSDVKDVSPDKAVRAADIKKEAILFQDQEHGNPICDTGASSSFECLPYEWPGVACAYFPPVNSHLPPATDRLHLDVGHNWQNHFRQSFLPTIHQARSCPIQGGCNPVLTRPLPMSLDWPPIVRRARGLALSRTCNYDSGFFSKKQCSFPQGFSTHSVQINTTMDIERRYSWDCTDLPDPIRAHELADEYDSHWISEDEVEVQAFSGVDYNQYFGGGVMYWNPSDHPGTVFSRPPSLSSDDSSWAWREADMNRAVDDMVAFSSSYSTNGLTSPTASFCSPFDPLGSGNQALGYVMPGNEVPGKVLHSSSTMTDTAADEESSGSLADVSGDVEGKIGDSLPYPILRPIIIPNISRERSREFKRSYDRKSPCVPPTRREQPRIKRPPSPVVLSVPRAPRPPPPSPVSDARKHRGFPTVRSGSSSPRHWGMRGWFHDGANLEEACLRMDGAEVVWPLRSNNISGRPLIQPLPAPLLQDRLIAISQLARDQEHPDVAFPLQPPELHNCPMRKASLPLMHSLVHDDIDFFCKQVAAENMARKCYINWAVKRVTRSLQVLWPRSRTNIFGSTATGLSLPTSDVDLVVCLPPVRNLEPIKEAGILEGRNGIKETCLQHAARYLVNQDWVKNDSLKTVENTAIPIIMLVVEVPRDLIASSASNVQSPKEELPHMSGEQGSHVNSSVVVLEESALPKCSQINYDVTKDSVSVRIDISFKSPSHTGLQTTELVKDLTEQFPAAAPLALVLKQFLADRSLDQSYSGGLSSYCLVLLIIRFLQHEYHLSRPINQNFGNLLMNFLYFFGNVFDPRQMRISVQGSGVYIKRERGCSIDPIHIDDPLFPTNNVGRNCFRIHQCIKAFSEAYSILENELASLPSDDGDLCSRPSYRMLSKIIPSIDLS
- the LOC117617842 gene encoding uncharacterized protein LOC117617842 isoform X3; translation: MWLFNTGVEQPLRYNHNVSTRKTVPKLVADTEFGSSIIPASLSGESASLVGAFNNLILLQDIVMMISLCRHSEYDKGKLFYSTLSSISTISDFMLRKVRGFLMVILLDCTKLELLAEGDKSLPKKSKAKPSACSRKSKGRTRNMKRPNPGRSPSADDFLCEKSLKDLNCTLAHKEKVDSVESKKMHGIHQETETFKEASSSKDEMDRAQALVVAKAQTAARKGRKDKGKNKITGCKNAVDVRKFERSVMEASSSSVIPEDYTAKCDPVSGDSAFQNITDCSAGCNILVTNSMPPDSANGSTKDEDAAQSIQENYVIGSSASFCRRISEEYQSSDNITEIQIKSTGSETGNCEIVGNVIPSVPVVDDNAFSHKDIDFQNTRVGKSDVKDVSPDKAVRAADIKKEAILFQDQEHGNPICDTGASSSFECLPYEWPGVACAYFPPVNSHLPPATDRLHLDVGHNWQNHFRQSFLPTIHQARSCPIQGGCNPVLTRPLPMSLDWPPIVRRARGLALSRTCNYDSGFFSKKQCSFPQGFSTHSVQINTTMDIERRYSWDCTDLPDPIRAHELADEYDSHWISEDEVEVQAFSGVDYNQYFGGGVMYWNPSDHPGTVFSRPPSLSSDDSSWAWREADMNRAVDDMVAFSSSYSTNGLTSPTASFCSPFDPLGSGNQALGYVMPGNEVPGKVLHSSSTMTDTAADEESSGSLADVSGDVEGKIGDSLPYPILRPIIIPNISRERSREFKRSYDRKSPCVPPTRREQPRIKRPPSPVVLSVPRAPRPPPPSPVSDARKHRGFPTVRSGSSSPRHWGMRGWFHDGANLEEACLRMDGAEVVWPLRSNNISGRPLIQPLPAPLLQDRLIAISQLARDQEHPDVAFPLQPPELHNCPMRKASLPLMHSLVHDDIDFFCKQVAAENMARKCYINWAVKRVTRSLQVLWPRSRTNIFGSTATGLSLPTSDVDLVVCLPPVRNLEPIKEAGILEGRNGIKETCLQHAARYLVNQDWVKNDSLKTVENTAIPIIMLVVEVPRDLIASSASNVQSPKEELPHMSGEQGSHVNSSVVVLEESALPKCSQINYDVTKDSVSVRIDISFKSPSHTGLQTTELVKDLTEQFPAAAPLALVLKQFLADRSLDQSYSGGLSSYCLVLLIIRFLQHEYHLSRPINQNFGNLLMNFLYFFGNVFDPRQMRISVQGSGVYIKRERGCSIDPIHIDDPLFPTNNVGRNCFRIHQCIKAFSEAYSILENELASLPSDDGDLCSRPSYRMLSKIIPSIDLS
- the LOC117617842 gene encoding uncharacterized protein LOC117617842 isoform X2 yields the protein MSNRNPKSPYDSLMTQDQLIDSLTSHVSLYHSHSNTSDLKPNPNPRSAILKWFSSLTVHQRQAHLTAVDSKFVRILIQMLGKLRTNSHGFFIILPDLPSGDLPTLCFKRSSGLLSRVSESNELERRIFESTRLFASREGEKIEECSCSVKDLDTVSVSEGLVENVDRFVAVMDETSNGGFLRGEESDLGLDWVEFKWLKDKGYYSMEAFVANRLEVALRLAWLSCSNGKKRGVKLKEKMSAAGLAANVYWRKKGCVDSWGNLDLATRRNVLTSVLGKSAKPLILEILKGTSSEVGDEMWLFNTGVEQPLRYNHNVSTRKTVPKLVADTEFGSSIIPASLSGESASLVGAFNNLILLQDIVMMISLCRHSEYDKGKLFYSTLSSISTISDFMLRKVRGFLMVILLDCTKLELLAEGDKSLPKKSKAKPSACSRKSKGRTRNMKRPNPGRSPSADDFLCEKSLKDLNCTLAHKEKVDSVESKKMHGIHQETETFKEASSSKDEMDRAQALVVAKAQTAARKGRKDKGKNKITGCKNAVDVRKFERSVMEASSSSVIPEDYTAKCDPVSGDSAFQNITDCSAGCNILVTNSMPPDSANGSTKDEDAAQSIQENYVIGSSASFCRRISEEYQSSDNITEIQIKSTGSETGNCEIVGNVIPSVPVVDDNAFSHKDIDFQNTRVGKSDVKDVSPDKAVRAADIKKEAILFQDQEHGNPICDTGASSSFECLPYEWPGVACAYFPPVNSHLPPATDRLHLDVGHNWQNHFRQSFLPTIHQARSCPIQGGCNPVLTRPLPMSLDWPPIVRRARGLALSRTCNYDSGFFSKKQCSFPQGFSTHSVQINTTMDIERRYSWDCTDLPDPIRAHELADEYDSHWISEDEVEVQAFSGVDYNQYFGGGVMYWNPSDHPGTVFSRPPSLSSDDSSWAWREADMNRAVDDMVAFSSSYSTNGLTSPTASFCSPFDPLGSGNQALGYVMPGNEVPGKVLHSSSTMTDTAADEESSGSLADVSGDVEGKIGDSLPYPILRPIIIPNISRERSREFKRSYDRKSPCVPPTRREQPRIKRPPSPVVLSVPRAPRPPPPSPVSDARKHRGFPTVRSGSSSPRHWGMRGWFHDGANLEEACLRMDGAEVVWPLRSNNISGRPLIQPLPAPLLQDRLIAISQLARDQEHPDVAFPLQPPELHNCPMRKASLPLMHSLVHDDIDFFCKQVAAENMARKCYINWAVKRVTRSLQVLWPRSRTNIFGSTATGLSLPTSDVDLVVCLPPVRNLEPIKEAGILEGRNGIKETCLQHAARYLVNQDWVKNDSLKTVENTAIPIIMLVVEVPRDLIASSASNVQSPKEELPHMSGEQGSHVNSSVVVLEESALPKCSQINYDVTKDSVSVRIDISFKSPSHTGLQTTELVKDLTEQFPAAAPLALVLKQFLADRSLDQSYSGGLSSYCLERV
- the LOC117617842 gene encoding uncharacterized protein LOC117617842 isoform X4, which gives rise to MSNRNPKSPYDSLMTQDQLIDSLTSHVSLYHSHSNTSDLKPNPNPRSAILKWFSSLTVHQRQAHLTAVDSKFVRILIQMLGKLRTNSHGFFIILPDLPSGDLPTLCFKRSSGLLSRVSESNELERRIFESTRLFASREGEKIEECSCSVKDLDTVSVSEGLVENVDRFVAVMDETSNGGFLRGEESDLGLDWVEFKWLKDKGYYSMEAFVANRLEVALRLAWLSCSNGKKRGVKLKEKMSAAGLAANVYWRKKGCVDSWGNLDLATRRNVLTSVLGKSAKPLILEILKGTSSEVGDEMWLFNTGVEQPLRYNHNVSTRKTVPKLVADTEFGSSIIPASLSGESASLVGAFNNLILLQDIVMMISLCRHSEYDKGKLFYSTLSSISTISDFMLRKVRGFLMVILLDCTKLELLAEGDKSLPKKSKAKPSACSRKSKGRTRNMKRPNPGRSPSADDFLCEKSLKDLNCTLAHKEKVDSVESKKMHGIHQETETFKEASSSKDEMDRAQALVVAKAQTAARKGRKDKGKNKITGCKNAVDVRKFERSVMEASSSSVIPEDYTAKCDPVSGDSAFQNITDCSAGCNILVTNSMPPDSANGSTKDEDAAQSIQENYVIGSSASFCRRISEEYQSSDNITEIQIKSTGSETGNCEIVGNVIPSVPVVDDNAFSHKDIDFQNTRVGKSDVKDVSPDKAVRAADIKKEAILFQDQEHGNPICDTGASSSFECLPYEWPGVACAYFPPVNSHLPPATDRLHLDVGHNWQNHFRQSFLPTIHQARSCPIQGGCNPVLTRPLPMSLDWPPIVRRARGLALSRTCNYDSGFFSKKQCSFPQGFSTHSVQINTTMDIERRYSWDCTDLPDPIRAHELADEYDSHWISEDEVEVQAFSGVDYNQYFGGGVMYWNPSDHPGTVFSRPPSLSSDDSSWAWREADMNRAVDDMVAFSSSYSTNGLTSPTASFCSPFDPLGSGNQALGYVMPGNEVPGKVLHSSSTMTDTAADEESSGSLADVSGDVEGKIGDSLPYPILRPIIIPNISRERSREFKRSYDRKSPCVPPTRREQPRIKRPPSPVVLSVPRAPRPPPPSPVSDARKHRGFPTVRSGSSSPRHWGMRGWFHDGANLEEACLRMDGAEVVWPLRSNNISGRPLIQPLPAPLLQDRLIAISQLARDQEHPDVAFPLQPPELHNCPMRKASLPLMHSLVHDDIDFFCKQRIWLGSATSIGLSSGLQGLSRCFGPGPGQTYLVQLQLVCHFQQVMWTLWFVCLL